The Phlebotomus papatasi isolate M1 chromosome 3, Ppap_2.1, whole genome shotgun sequence genomic sequence ATAATTTTGTAAATCTGAGgaatttcatgttttttgttCCCTTTGTTCTCTGTTCGGATGGAGTGGGTCGGGAGAGCCCTAGAATATACGAACATTCTCTAAAAAGTTTTTCCCTCATCCTTCTGATTACGctctaaaaaatgtcttttttaatGTCTTGGAAACGTTCTGCGTACCCTTTACGAGTGTAAAATAATTATTGTATGTCTTGGAAATAGTaatatttttcaagtatttACAAAGCGGATTTGCAATGGTTTCAAATAAgcctaaaagaaaaatattactcaCTCCCATATGGACCTATTAATTTGATGATTTGATGTTCACTGACATTTAAAATAGTACTACTATTTAACATTTTGCCATCGCATTCAAATTTTCCTTTCTTCTTACACAAGTTTCTTATAATTTAAGGATGTAACTAATAATTCCTAAACTTTacagattatttaaaattaaaacacattCAAAGTAAATAATGAGTCAAATTTACCATGAAATAAACATACGTTACATAAAATAAGATAAGTTTATCACTACAGCTTTTTGTATGTACTTTTTACTTAAAATATTGTGTAACTGAGTTTTCAGGTGGGATAGTGATTTTCCATGTGCTGCTACAAAGCTCACCTATACACCTCTTACACCGTTCCTTCACAGTCTTTGTAAGAAGTGCTTGAAGATGGGAAACCTAAATTCAAGTCACTAAAATATTTCTCACTGTTTTTTTATCTTATTGCAGTATTACGACCATAGCTCTTGTATAGTCCTTGGTACAAGCTCAATGATTGCAGCTTCTGTGAATTTCTTGtataaataagttttaaatCTAATTTACGACTAAGTCTTCTGTGTAAATAAAGGATACACCGACACTCGAAGCagaattttctcatatttttttcaccATGTATTTTGAACAATGCAGAATTATTCTCGAAAAAGGAATGggctacacaaaaaaaatataaatattttaaaacagaataaaatgaaaataaagatCCAAGAGCTGTGAACTGCACTGGAATTGGTATTaatttagaaagacaattttgtTTCCTATACaggaaaagtaaaagtaaaAGTAATGATTTGGTGTAATTCCTTTAACAAATGCGTATTTTAAATCGATTTTATATTGACTTACAACTTAGGTAATACCATAGATTAACAACCTGTACACATTGGATATATATGCCAAATAAAAACCCTAATATATTCGAATTTTTCACATATCTAAATAGTATTGATATTCTATATTTGAGCAACAAAAagtgtgttctaaaaccattaTCTAGGACGTAAATAAACAACTTGCATGCAAAAGGATTTAGAGTGAATTAGGTATGTAGATGAAAAGTAAGTATTTTGCTCAAAAATTATATTCACAACaacaatcaatttaatttagatctaaAAAGGTCTGCAAGAGCGTTTGCTCCGGCTTCATTAATTTCTTCATATCCATAAGGCTCCAGTTTTTCTTTGCACAGTTGGAACCAGGCTCTTATCTTTGGGTAGGGTCCTAATTCAAATCCAAAAGCCTCAATTTGCGATATAGTTACACAAAGAATGAGATCCGCAATAGTAAAGTTTTCCGTTGCTACCCAAGTACGACCTTTGAGAATATCTTCAAGCCATCCTAATGCCTCAGCCAGGCGAGCTTTTTTCGTTTCATCCAAATGGGCCCCAAAGAAAAGTGTAGgaaactgtaaaaaaaaaaataaaattattttgtttctttatgagtataacaaattaaaattttacaaaatagtcTCCTGCTCTTTGGTAGAGAGTCCCTAGGTCAAAATGAATTCGTTGATCAACCATCGCTCGTTTTTGGAGATCTTTGGGGTACAAAGTGTCATCTTCTGCATAAGCTGACACTAAATACATTAGAATTACTCGGCTCTCCCAAAGCACGAGATCATTGTCTTCCATGGTTGGAATGCAGTGCTGAGGATTTAACTGTTAAGAAAAATTGAGTTATCTGTActttgaatttattataaatataaggACTTACTTGTATGAATTCAGGTTTAAGCTGCTCTCCATTGAGAATATTTACGACTTTGAGGTCAAAATTAACATTCAAGAGTCGCCCACATAGCAAAACCGTGCGACAGGGTGGACTCTCAGGCAAATAGAAAAGTTTCACAGGCATTTTTACACCCCTAGAATCGGATATGTTTTACATAATTCTTCTATTATACAATTTATTATAGTATAAAAAGCGAAATAATATATAGAAAAACTCAAGACAAAGCATGTATAGGAATTTCCTATGGATCTCTAATTTGCGACAAATCACGTGTTTGAAATAAATGGCAAAAAAGAATTTCCCAATCAATAAAAGGTTATGAAGGCCTTTTGTGTCAGTGAGTgttcattaaatattcaatacaaAATAGTTAGTCAATATTGTACATAGATGAGTAGCATTTATTACTTTCAATTGTACATCAATTGATTATATCGAATTTTTGATATTACTTAATAACTCAGTAAAATTAGGaataaaaacttgaaaatttgttaaaaatttaaagatttcaattatGTAAAATCTGTTAAATTAAACATAAGTCTCTATAGCCTATAACGAAGCATTTTAATTGTATCATGTTTATCGAAATGATACTTACTTGATGGATTCAGCAATTTTGTGCTGTATAACAGCAGTAGTTTCAATACAATTACCCAGTTTTAATGATCAATACTTTAAAATTCGAACGTTATAATGCCTCAAAGAAAGTGATTCACGTTGTAATaatattcattaatttttacataatatattttttatggtaaattaccaaaaatatgTTTGAACGATGGTGCCAAAAGGTTTAGACCAGACTACGTGCTCTCTTAAACTGACGATGATGGTGAGTTGTGAAGTTTGTGAACTGTTTCCACTTTTGTTTCTAATGACAACGGACAAAAATACACAAGACACACAAAATAAGGACTCAATATTGCATCTAATGAATTCGATCGATACCTCACCTCTTCGTCAACTCATCACTTCAATCTACTCATCTATTCATTTACATAACAGATCTTAAATATACAATGTTTTcgccaaaaagaaaattagcaGTATTTTTCGAGAAAATCGTTAGATTTTAGTTTATATTCCTGTTTTGCACGTAAAGAACAGTTTGTTTATGTTCGTATAGACTCGAAGAAACACCTTTTGGTAAGAAGTTGTGTAATGACCTTTTCGTACCCTTTCTATGCTATTTAGAATATTAAATATGAACACTTatcctaaaataaaaaaaggtaaaatagagAAAGGCAGATTAATGAAAGAACAGCCTAatacttgcattttatttaatgtattatatttcaatattttaacgaAATTGCCAACAAGTGCTCCCTGCCGAACACATATTCCTTCTAAGCATTCTACTACTCAAACTCCATATAAAGCATTACATATATGTAATCTCTCGTTTTTTCACCCCCCGGAAACCACCTTTCTCGACATATCTTTGGGTTTTAGTTTTAAATGATTTCTAAGAAATGACGTCACTCTGTCCGCCTGTCCGACAAGTCGTTACCACGCCTAGGCCAAACTCGACCTTGGGACCATAAACATGCCTCTCATTTCCCCGCTCCTCACCACTCCCCTTACTAGCCaaagaaaatatgatttttgaagattgCTTAATTCGGTCTTgcgatttttctttacttttggaTATCTTTTAGAAATTGTCCAAACGGATATTTGGTCCATTTACGAAAATACAGTTCAATTATTCCTAATAAGGGTTTTTCAAGGTTTAAGGTTAAATAAGCCTCTAGAAAGCGTATTCCTGAGTCGAATGCTGTCGTATTTGAActcgttggaaaagtcttgaaatttttgacaaGTTTGTACCGATTCCAAGTCCTTTAAcctaaaatcaattatattaatcCTGTCATATTGGGTGATctattgagtaatttatgaaacgattcaaatcggttgtgaatcacTAAATGGTAGAtgttgcgaaagtactttttttGAGGTATGgcgtctaagtcacgagttcgaccATTTCGCAAAGTATGGAAAGCTATGCTAtcctttttaatattattttttatccatcacatTTTAGAAGTTCAGGAGGACTCAAAAACCAGGAATCAGTttaatttacgttatatatttatatataatatggtgtttttacattttataaaaaaaataaaattatgtatagaatatataaaatatttcaaacatcATAAATATTATGTGAATGTATTAATAGAAGTTTACAAAATCCTACTGGTTCTTTTTTGCGTCTTTGTGGTCATCTTCTTCTTCAACTTGCATATTTTGGTATTTCTCAAGAGCGATTTTAACTAGTTCGGCTGCTCTCTTAACTCTGTCTTCAGTTATTTCATTGGCAATAGTTTCTGTAATAGTTTTTGCAGATTCCTTCATCCTGAGGAATGGTAATCCTAAGAATGTCAGCCTACAGAAAGGTGTTAAAGCACAGACAGCAGCTGTAATACTTCCTCCAGCTAAGATATATCCTAAGGTTTGGAAAAGTGTGTAGACAATTCGATTGAGGAGAGTGAGGAAGGTTCTCGGAATTGAAGGCATAAGTGTTCTAAGATAGTCCATGCTAGAAGGTTGTTTTTGTGGTAGCGTAGGAACTAAGTAGCCTTCATAGCCTGTTTGTATAGTGAATCCTCCTGATTTGTCCAGATGAGGATAGTACACTGGAGGGTAAATTCCATTGTTGGCACTTTGAGTGATGTACTGTTGTACAGAGTCTTGGGGGATGACATCAGAAGGGAGTGTTGTATCATAAGGTGAGTTGTTAACAACCtttgtaaagatttttttattggttttttttatgtaaagagaaaatattttttatactcacTTGTAGTGAATGCGAAGGAATATTATCCTCATGGTCGGTCTTCAAAGATCCATGGTAAACTGTCTGAGTATCTCCTTGTTGGTGTACTGTAGTCGGGTACACGGTATTTTCCGCATAAACTACGCACAGGAATACCACAGAAATTAAAAGTCtcctcttgaacattttttttgatcttacgcacaaaattcaagaaaaataaacttCGAAGTCTCTATAAGTACTGAAAACCCATCAGAGTGAACCTTGTGCCTAAATACCTTTCTGAACAATCCCTTCCACAACCCAATTACTCATCGTAAAAGCATGATTGTTCTAAATGAGATAGCATTTTGAACCTTTCGGAAATGTAACTGAAATGCTTAACATTccactttaagaaattttctcgGAACTCACAGGTACATTAAATCTTAGGTCGGAAGTGCggaatgttaaaaaaaaatctgcggtTTTACTTTAACTAAATAGCACTCATACCACTGCAACTGAATGTACAATACATATGAGAGAATTACCAATTGACCCGTTGAATGTCAATTATGTGGGTCATTTGATGTGTCATGTCGGGTGGGCACCTTAATGCTTTATAAGGGAATGCAAAAACATCTCATCAGGAAGAACTGCATCTCCATTCAATGTAACCATTCAATCGGATATATGATGATCACTACCAGTTATTAATAAACGATTTAAACTCAACTTATCAATATATTGCTGtattaatatattaatcaaatatttatatagatCTGCCTTTCAGATTGGGGAATAGAACCAAACAGTTAAATTATTATGTTGCAACTCTAGTagtgtaaattattttatatataattataattataataataaatataatatatatatatatatataataatatataattattttaagaaaagagAAACAATTGCATCTTCCATGCTTTTTGGTAAGAAGTCAGCTAATTTAGCGGTAGTAATTTgtataaatatatcaaaataagtaattatcaaatataaacaaaatgacCGTCTACACTTTTTTATatcatatccgaaaataaaagatgtccctgaaaatgtgtaaaatatacaaaaaaaaaaaaataattctggtGGGAATTAAGTAATAATGGAAGAAAACATTGCTAGCTAATGTGTTCTTATAGTATAtcgatatctcataccgtttggTAAATCGCGAGGTGACATCAATATGCTGTCGGCTTAAAAATTTGAAGATCttaaataaaaacatatttgaaCAAAATGATTGAGAGATAGGTAATGTTGTTTTTGGATTAGGTCATTTAAGaccacccaagaagcaattttttcttaatatagtcttgtagagtTCCCTAAGTAAGACATTACAgaatcaaaaatctttttatttgcttataacgctcttggttacATCACTAAGATTATtctaagtaaagtggcgcactcttaagaatCTTAAGAGCGTCTATAGGaaattcaacagaaaattctcactttaagtctcttaaaagtgcactaaaaggcTTGACTTAATACTTAGTTTTATAAGgtagctattttgcttcttcgGCAGTAGTTAATTTCTCTTATTGTTTTGGGCTCTATACCGAGGGCAACTAGGGGAAAACAAATAGTATTATTTGAATAATTAGGGACGAACTATAAAAAGTCTACAAGATCTGAACGACAGGAAGAAAACTGAAATTTAAtacttatggcgctggcacacctttttaatttaatgaaattaaatcgattgaaattttacctctcgcTCTTTCAacctgaaatcagatatagctgcCTCTTTtcattcaaatggaaatttaaatttaaattttaaattttatttggcagaaagagacaactatatctgatttcagtttgaaagagtgggaggtaaaatttcaatcgattgaatttcactcaattgaaaaggtgtgccagcgccattacaaTCTATAAACGAAAAGCTTTTAAGATTTATATTgtttttattgaagaaaatcttAATGCTACCTGTAACATCTTAATATATGATATATTCTAACACAGTTTAATGTAATGACCTAAGTTAAGTCGCATCATCTTAAATTACCTCTGTTTCCAACATCCTGAATATGCCCGCTCTTCCCTAATATTTTGAATACTGAATAAAACCAACGAGTTGATTTATTGAATAGTTACACTCATTAAGAAGGGGATTACATAATAAAGTACCCTCTCCCtaatgaattgaatttgaatgaaTCGATGGAATTATATAGTTAATATCTGCTAACAAATCAATAGAACATATAAATGTAGACCATGTATTCAATACTGAGACTTATATTGCCATTAATGTTATTTTCACGCTATAATTTTGTCTATAGCATCCTTTATGTAAGCAAGACATTCGATAATGGGATGTTTATGAACCACCTTTGTCGTTTCTCGTGTATAATGAAACTATCTCATATgagaaaagttaaattttgtttaaaattactCTTGCTTGCCCGTATTATAGTTGGTAGACTGTAATATGATGATGGGGTTTTTGCTACctcttttaattattcaattaaatatctaattaaaagtGACTATATAAATTCATGGAATAGTGTTACCTGTGACAAGATTGGCATGATGAAATTGGCAAACTGCATCAGCCTCAAACCAGGAAATTTTATCACGAAAGAAACGGTAGAACACGGAGAATCCCTCTTGAGGCAATGTCCAAGTGTTGCTAATATTTACCTGGAAGCATTTAACAAGATGTTGGcatattattactttatttgaTTAATTCTCCACTATCTTATGTACTCAGCTCAACCCTATATCTACTTGTTGTCTCTTCACATCTTTTACCTTATTGATATATTAATTTAAGATGATAAAATGAGTACtcacattttttgttaaaaatgtataataaggaaaaagattaaaaaaaaactaggttATAGCATATGTGTTTCgtgatattaatttaaaaacttattatGATTATCTATGTATATAACAAATTATAAGATATAATCAGGAATACTATATAtgactttaataatttttaagtataattttattttcaagacataggcctcaattctgagaccaagattaagatcaagatcaagaaaatttcaagattttggtattctgaaataaaaaaaaatcaagatcaagatgtaaaatctgtcaaatgtcttggaatcttgaagtACAagacaaaccgtgtggatatcaagatttgcaattctggaaccaatatttcaagatgtcatattttttgttttctggaaataattccaagatccTCTCgaaggtgcttggaattttcaagatactaacaatttgaagagtttcgtGCGGAAATCGTTTTTGATGAAGAATgtttctataagagatgatacaaaaagataatgactatgaaaaatactatgtttgatcttgtaatttaatagtAATGGTTCAAAACTTTCAAAACGTTCTAGATGTACGTTTTGAAATACAACATTTagagaatacctgcaaaagaatgacattttgcataagcatttcaggGTTTATTACACCTCACAAGTTTTGTGTGCAACACCTTTAATTCCCGATAATATCTtgtcatatattatttaatacaatctataataattttttctaatttatatggtgaaatttcaataaattcggcaaagaaatgaagatatttgttagaaatgacgtttcgttaagtgtggaaaatcttgaaatcttggttcttagctaagacattttaagctTCATAAATGCTTCGCGtaagaatatgaaatcttgattttggaaatatttgacagcttgaaattttgatcttaatcttggtctcagaattgaggccatagATTGTTTCTCAATTTCACATTCTCCGTGAAAAACTTAAATGTCAATAAGGGTTGTCCACTTATGGGAGGTATAACGGGAGATCCGAAGTCAAAATATCTTGACA encodes the following:
- the LOC129807617 gene encoding glutathione S-transferase D7; the protein is MPVKLFYLPESPPCRTVLLCGRLLNVNFDLKVVNILNGEQLKPEFIQLNPQHCIPTMEDNDLVLWESRVILMYLVSAYAEDDTLYPKDLQKRAMVDQRIHFDLGTLYQRAGDYFFPTLFFGAHLDETKKARLAEALGWLEDILKGRTWVATENFTIADLILCVTISQIEAFGFELGPYPKIRAWFQLCKEKLEPYGYEEINEAGANALADLFRSKLN